From the genome of Prochlorococcus marinus XMU1419, one region includes:
- the hisD gene encoding histidinol dehydrogenase, with amino-acid sequence MKIINNKKEAIEELQRISSRTNSESNYKINEIVEEILREVKNYGDIAVEKYTNKFDGFNPVPMQVSADQIKNAWDEIDNNLKHALEVAHNRIKKFHEKEIPLSFTIKGKLGDQVQRRWRPVKNAGIYIPGGRAAYPSTVLMNAIPATVAGVEEIIMVSPGNKEGEINKTVLAAAHLSGINKVFRIGGAQAIGALAYGTNQINKVDVISGPGNIYVTTAKKLIYGSTGIDSLAGPSEILIIADETAQSTHIASDLLAQAEHDPLASSILLTTSKNQAKEVLEELYKKIENHPRKEICMQSIKNWGLIVICENYESCIELSNNFAPEHLEILASDSKKILKGIENAGAIFLGKWTPEAVGDYLAGPNHTLPTSGNSRFSGSLGVETFMKNTSIIEFNEESLRVNCSDIINLAKSEGLHSHANSVKIRFED; translated from the coding sequence ATGAAGATCATAAATAATAAAAAAGAAGCTATTGAAGAATTACAAAGAATTTCTAGTAGAACTAATTCTGAAAGTAATTACAAGATCAATGAGATTGTTGAAGAAATTCTTCGAGAGGTAAAAAATTATGGAGATATAGCAGTAGAAAAATATACAAATAAATTTGATGGTTTCAATCCTGTCCCTATGCAAGTTAGTGCCGATCAAATAAAGAATGCGTGGGATGAAATTGATAACAATTTAAAGCACGCACTTGAAGTAGCCCATAACAGAATTAAAAAATTCCATGAAAAAGAAATTCCCCTATCTTTCACTATAAAAGGTAAACTTGGCGATCAAGTCCAAAGGAGATGGAGGCCAGTTAAAAATGCAGGTATTTATATCCCTGGAGGTAGAGCTGCTTATCCCAGTACTGTACTAATGAATGCAATACCTGCAACAGTAGCAGGTGTTGAAGAAATCATAATGGTATCTCCTGGAAATAAAGAGGGGGAAATAAACAAAACTGTTTTAGCTGCAGCTCACTTATCAGGGATTAATAAAGTATTCAGAATTGGAGGAGCTCAAGCAATTGGTGCTTTAGCATATGGCACAAATCAAATTAATAAAGTTGATGTTATCTCAGGTCCAGGGAATATCTATGTAACTACTGCGAAAAAACTAATTTATGGCTCTACAGGAATTGATTCTTTAGCTGGTCCAAGTGAAATATTAATCATTGCAGATGAAACAGCTCAAAGCACTCACATAGCATCTGATCTATTAGCGCAAGCAGAACATGATCCATTAGCTTCATCAATACTTCTAACTACATCAAAGAACCAAGCAAAAGAAGTTTTAGAGGAACTTTATAAAAAAATAGAAAATCATCCAAGAAAAGAAATTTGCATGCAATCAATAAAAAATTGGGGGTTAATTGTGATTTGCGAGAATTATGAATCTTGTATTGAACTAAGCAATAACTTTGCTCCAGAGCATTTAGAAATTTTAGCTTCAGACTCAAAAAAAATTCTTAAAGGTATTGAGAATGCAGGCGCAATTTTTTTAGGGAAATGGACACCTGAAGCAGTTGGTGATTACCTTGCTGGGCCAAATCATACTTTACCTACTTCAGGGAATTCTAGATTTAGCGGTTCTTTAGGAGTCGAAACTTTTATGAAAAATACTTCAATTATAGAATTTAATGAAGAAAGTTTAAGAGTTAATTGTTCTGATATCATTAATCTCGCTAAAAGTGAGGGCTTACATAGTCACGCTAACTCAGTAAAAATAAGATTTGAAGATTAG
- the rpiA gene encoding ribose-5-phosphate isomerase RpiA yields MDKQTQMKQVVADAAISEVKSGMILGLGSGSTAALMIKSLANEIRLGKLQNIRGVATSFQSEVLALELDIPLIDLASVTQIDLAIDGADEVDPGFQLIKGGGACHVREKLVASKANKLLIVVDDTKLVQNLNKSFPLPVEVLPNAWKQVHEVISDMNGSSSLRMATRKAGPVVTDQGNLILDVLFNDGIKNPKEIEMIINNIPGVLENGLFVDLTDKVLVGKIENNIPVVYSPSKVG; encoded by the coding sequence TTGGATAAACAAACTCAGATGAAACAAGTAGTTGCTGATGCAGCAATTAGTGAAGTAAAGAGTGGAATGATTCTAGGATTAGGATCTGGTTCTACGGCAGCACTTATGATAAAAAGCCTTGCAAATGAAATACGCTTAGGAAAACTTCAAAATATAAGAGGTGTTGCGACTTCCTTTCAATCAGAAGTTTTAGCGCTTGAACTGGATATCCCGCTTATCGATTTAGCTTCTGTTACACAAATAGATTTGGCTATTGATGGAGCAGATGAAGTTGATCCTGGATTCCAATTAATAAAAGGCGGGGGAGCATGCCATGTTAGAGAAAAGTTAGTAGCATCTAAAGCTAATAAATTGTTGATTGTTGTTGATGATACTAAATTGGTTCAAAACTTAAATAAATCTTTCCCTTTACCTGTAGAAGTACTTCCAAATGCTTGGAAGCAAGTTCATGAAGTGATTTCAGATATGAATGGAAGTTCATCTTTAAGAATGGCGACTAGAAAAGCTGGCCCAGTTGTTACTGATCAAGGTAACTTAATTCTAGATGTATTGTTTAATGATGGTATTAAGAATCCAAAAGAAATTGAAATGATTATCAACAATATTCCAGGAGTATTAGAAAACGGATTATTCGTTGATCTTACAGACAAAGTATTGGTTGGTAAAATTGAAAACAATATTCCAGTTGTTTACTCTCCTTCTAAAGTTGGCTAA
- the rpsT gene encoding 30S ribosomal protein S20: protein MANNKSAKKRIQIAERNRLINKSYKSTVKTLTKKTIENCETYKKEPNKENENLVKTSLNKVFSLIDKSVKKNILHKNNGANKKSKINNFVKTTLTTK from the coding sequence GTGGCCAATAACAAATCAGCAAAAAAGAGAATACAAATTGCCGAAAGAAATCGATTAATTAACAAATCATACAAATCTACAGTCAAAACTTTGACAAAAAAAACCATAGAAAATTGCGAAACATATAAAAAAGAACCCAACAAAGAGAATGAAAATTTAGTTAAAACTAGTCTTAACAAAGTGTTTAGCTTAATTGATAAATCTGTGAAAAAAAATATCCTACACAAGAACAACGGTGCTAATAAAAAATCAAAAATCAACAACTTTGTAAAAACTACCTTAACCACAAAGTAA
- a CDS encoding DNA-directed RNA polymerase subunit gamma, with translation MTNSNLRTENHFDYVKISIASPQRIMDWGQRTLPNGQVVGEVTKPETINYRTLKPEMDGLFCEKIFGPSKDWECHCGKYKRVRHRGIVCERCGVEVTESRVRRHRMGYIKLAAPVSHVWYLKGIPSYVAILLDIPLRDVEQIVYFNCYVVLDPGDHKELKYKQLLTEDEWLEIEDEIYAEDSTIENEPFVGIGAEALKQLLEDLDLDQVAEELREEITHSKGQKRAKLIKRIRVIDNFIATNAKPEWMVLDAIPVIPPDLRPMVQLDGGRFATSDLNDLYRRVINRNNRLARLQEILAPEIIVRNEKRMLQEAVDALIDNGRRGRTVVGANNRALKSLSDIIEGKQGRFRQNLLGKRVDYSGRSVIVVGPKLKMHQCGLPKEMAIELFQPFVIHRLIRQNIVNNIKAAKKLIQKADDEVMQVLQEVIDGHPILLNRAPTLHRLGIQAFEPKLVGGRAIQLHPLVCPAFNADFDGDQMAVHVPLALEAQTEARMLMLASNNILSPATGEPIVTPSQDMVLGSYYLTALQPNYKKPHFGDNKNTFASLEDVIFAFEDKRLSLHEWVWVRFNGEVEDEDEMNKPQKTQDLEDGSRVEIWNLRRDRFDSQNNLISRFILTTVGRVVMNFTIIDSVSKT, from the coding sequence ATGACAAACAGCAATTTACGAACTGAAAATCACTTTGATTACGTCAAAATTTCAATAGCATCTCCTCAAAGAATAATGGATTGGGGACAAAGAACATTACCAAATGGACAAGTGGTGGGTGAAGTGACTAAGCCTGAAACTATCAACTACAGAACATTAAAACCCGAAATGGATGGTTTGTTTTGTGAAAAGATTTTTGGGCCTTCTAAAGATTGGGAATGTCATTGCGGTAAGTATAAAAGAGTTAGACATCGAGGTATAGTTTGTGAAAGATGTGGGGTTGAGGTAACTGAGAGTAGAGTTAGAAGACATAGGATGGGCTATATCAAACTAGCTGCGCCTGTTTCCCACGTTTGGTATTTGAAAGGAATTCCCAGTTACGTGGCAATTCTTTTAGATATTCCACTAAGAGATGTAGAACAAATAGTTTATTTTAATTGTTATGTTGTCTTAGACCCAGGAGATCATAAAGAACTTAAATACAAGCAATTACTTACTGAAGATGAATGGCTTGAAATAGAAGATGAAATCTATGCAGAAGATTCAACAATTGAAAATGAACCTTTTGTTGGTATTGGAGCTGAGGCCTTGAAGCAATTACTTGAAGATCTTGATCTGGATCAGGTTGCTGAGGAGCTCAGAGAAGAAATTACACATAGTAAGGGACAAAAAAGAGCAAAACTAATAAAAAGGATTAGGGTTATTGATAACTTTATTGCAACAAATGCAAAACCAGAATGGATGGTTTTAGATGCGATTCCTGTTATACCTCCTGATCTTAGACCAATGGTGCAGCTTGATGGCGGGAGATTCGCGACTTCTGATTTAAATGATCTTTATAGAAGAGTTATTAATAGAAATAATAGACTAGCAAGACTTCAAGAAATTTTGGCTCCTGAAATTATCGTTAGAAATGAAAAAAGAATGCTTCAGGAGGCAGTTGACGCCCTCATAGATAATGGAAGGAGGGGAAGGACTGTTGTTGGCGCAAACAATAGAGCTTTAAAGTCCCTTAGTGACATTATTGAAGGAAAACAAGGAAGATTTAGACAGAATCTTCTTGGTAAGCGTGTCGACTACTCAGGAAGATCTGTAATTGTTGTGGGGCCCAAATTAAAAATGCATCAGTGTGGTCTTCCAAAGGAAATGGCGATTGAGCTCTTCCAACCATTTGTGATCCATAGATTAATTCGTCAAAATATAGTTAATAATATTAAAGCTGCAAAAAAATTAATACAAAAGGCTGATGATGAAGTTATGCAGGTGCTTCAGGAAGTTATTGATGGTCACCCAATTCTTTTGAATAGAGCACCTACACTTCATAGATTAGGAATTCAAGCTTTCGAGCCAAAATTGGTTGGAGGTAGAGCAATACAGCTTCATCCTCTAGTATGCCCGGCATTTAATGCTGACTTTGATGGAGATCAAATGGCAGTTCATGTTCCCTTAGCTTTAGAGGCACAAACTGAAGCGCGTATGCTCATGTTGGCTAGTAACAATATTCTTTCTCCTGCTACTGGGGAACCAATTGTCACTCCATCACAAGATATGGTTTTGGGATCATATTATTTGACGGCTTTGCAACCGAATTATAAAAAACCGCATTTTGGTGATAATAAGAATACTTTTGCTTCACTGGAAGATGTCATTTTTGCTTTTGAAGATAAAAGACTTAGTTTACATGAATGGGTATGGGTTAGATTTAATGGAGAAGTTGAAGATGAAGATGAAATGAATAAGCCCCAGAAAACTCAAGATCTAGAAGATGGCTCAAGAGTAGAAATTTGGAATTTAAGAAGAGACAGATTTGACTCTCAGAATAATTTAATAAGTAGATTTATTTTGACAACTGTAGGGAGAGTAGTAATGAACTTTACCATTATTGATTCTGTATCTAAAACTTAA
- the rpoB gene encoding DNA-directed RNA polymerase subunit beta, whose product MSSSALQVAKTATYLPDLVEVQRASFKWFLEKGLIEELQNFSPISDYTGKLELHFIGEEYRLKRPRHDVEEAKRRDATFASQMYVTCRLINKETGEIKEQEVFIGELPLMTERGTFIINGAERVIVNQIVRSPGVYFKDEQDKNGRRTYNASVIPNRGAWLKFETDKNNLLYVRVDKTRKINAHVLMRAMGLSDNDVVDKLRHPEFYQNSIQSANDEGINSEDQALLELYKKLRPGEPPSVSGGQQLLHSRFFDPKRYDLGRVGRYKINKKLRLTVPDDVRTLTHEDVLSTIDYLINLELDIGGASLDDIDHLGNRRVRSVGELLQNQVRVGLNRLERIIKERMTVGETDSLTPAQLVNPKPLVAAIKEFFGSSQLSQFMDQTNPLAELTHKRRISALGPGGLTRERAGFAVRDIHPSHYGRLCPIETPEGPNAGLINSLATHARVNEYGFIETPFWEVKNGKVNKEGNPVYLSADLEDECRVAPGDVATDKDGNILANLIPVRYRQDFEKVPPHQVDYVQLSPVQVISVATSLIPFLEHDDANRALMGSNMQRQAVPLLRPERPLVGTGLESQVARDSGMVPITKVNGTVSYVDANEIVVKDNDGNEHFHYLQKYQRSNQDTCLNQRPIVKIGDQVISGQVLADGSACEGGEIALGQNVLIAYMPWEGYNYEDAILVSERMVTDDLYTSVHIEKYEIEARQTKLGPEEITREIPNISEESLNNLDEMGIIRIGAFVESGDILVGKVTPKGESDQPPEEKLLRAIFGEKARDVRDNSLRVPKTEKGRVLDVRIYTREQGDELPPGANMVVRVYVAQRRKIQVGDKMAGRHGNKGIISRILPREDMPYLPDGTPVDIVLNPLGVPSRMNVGQVFELLMGWAASNLNCRVKVVPFDEMYGAEKSHQTVQAFLEEASKQPGKAWVYNPEDPGKLLLKDGRTGEPFDQPVAVGYSHFLKLVHLVDDKIHARSTGPYSLVTQQPLGGKAQQGGQRLGEMEVWALEAYGAAYTLQELLTVKSDDMQGRNEALNAIVKGKPIPRPGTPESFKVLMRELQSLGLDIGVYTDEGKEVDLMQDVNPRRNTPSRPTYESLGTSEYEED is encoded by the coding sequence ATGAGCAGTAGCGCTTTACAGGTAGCAAAAACAGCTACTTACCTACCAGATTTAGTTGAAGTACAAAGAGCAAGCTTTAAATGGTTTTTGGAAAAGGGATTAATAGAAGAATTACAAAACTTTTCCCCCATATCTGATTACACAGGTAAATTAGAATTACATTTTATTGGTGAAGAGTACAGGTTAAAAAGACCAAGGCATGATGTTGAAGAAGCAAAAAGAAGAGATGCAACATTTGCTTCTCAAATGTATGTAACGTGCAGACTAATAAACAAAGAGACAGGAGAAATCAAAGAACAAGAGGTATTTATTGGTGAATTACCTTTAATGACAGAAAGAGGAACTTTCATAATTAACGGTGCTGAAAGAGTGATTGTTAATCAAATTGTGCGGAGTCCAGGAGTATATTTCAAAGATGAACAAGATAAAAATGGCCGAAGAACTTACAATGCCAGCGTAATTCCTAATAGAGGAGCATGGTTAAAATTCGAGACGGACAAAAATAATTTACTTTATGTAAGAGTTGATAAAACTAGAAAAATTAATGCTCATGTTCTCATGAGAGCAATGGGTCTTTCTGATAATGATGTGGTTGACAAACTTAGGCATCCTGAGTTTTATCAGAATTCAATTCAATCAGCTAATGACGAAGGTATAAATTCAGAAGATCAGGCATTGCTTGAGCTATATAAAAAGCTGCGTCCTGGTGAGCCTCCATCTGTTTCTGGTGGTCAACAGCTATTACATAGTAGATTTTTTGATCCTAAAAGGTATGATCTAGGTCGAGTTGGCAGATATAAAATAAATAAAAAATTGAGACTTACTGTTCCAGATGATGTAAGAACACTTACTCATGAAGATGTTCTTTCTACAATAGACTATCTTATTAACCTGGAATTGGACATCGGTGGTGCAAGTTTGGATGATATTGATCATCTTGGCAATCGAAGGGTTAGATCAGTAGGAGAACTCCTTCAAAATCAAGTAAGAGTTGGACTTAACCGTTTAGAGAGAATAATTAAAGAAAGAATGACTGTTGGAGAAACTGATTCTCTTACTCCTGCTCAGTTAGTTAATCCTAAACCTTTGGTAGCTGCTATTAAGGAGTTTTTTGGATCGAGTCAATTAAGTCAATTTATGGACCAAACTAATCCTCTCGCTGAATTAACACATAAGAGAAGAATCTCAGCTTTAGGTCCTGGTGGTTTAACACGAGAAAGAGCAGGGTTTGCAGTAAGAGATATTCATCCCTCACATTATGGAAGATTATGTCCTATTGAGACTCCTGAAGGACCTAACGCAGGTCTTATAAACTCATTAGCGACCCACGCAAGGGTAAATGAATATGGTTTTATTGAAACACCTTTTTGGGAAGTTAAAAACGGAAAAGTTAATAAAGAGGGTAACCCTGTTTATCTTTCGGCTGATTTAGAAGATGAGTGTAGAGTGGCTCCAGGTGATGTTGCAACTGACAAGGATGGAAATATACTCGCAAATCTAATCCCAGTAAGGTATAGACAAGATTTTGAAAAAGTACCTCCTCATCAAGTTGATTATGTCCAACTATCTCCGGTTCAAGTAATTTCAGTTGCGACTTCACTTATTCCTTTTCTGGAGCATGATGATGCAAACAGAGCTCTGATGGGATCGAATATGCAGCGTCAGGCTGTTCCATTGCTCAGGCCAGAGCGTCCTTTAGTTGGTACAGGTTTAGAATCTCAAGTTGCAAGAGATTCGGGGATGGTGCCCATAACAAAAGTTAATGGAACTGTGTCTTATGTAGATGCAAATGAGATTGTTGTAAAAGATAATGATGGCAATGAACATTTTCATTATCTTCAAAAATATCAAAGATCTAATCAAGATACCTGCCTTAATCAAAGACCTATAGTAAAAATTGGAGATCAAGTAATTTCTGGTCAGGTTTTAGCAGATGGATCTGCCTGTGAAGGTGGTGAAATAGCTCTTGGTCAGAACGTTTTGATTGCATATATGCCGTGGGAAGGTTACAACTACGAAGATGCAATTCTCGTAAGCGAGAGAATGGTGACTGATGATTTATATACATCGGTACATATTGAAAAATATGAAATTGAGGCAAGACAAACAAAGTTAGGACCTGAAGAGATTACAAGAGAGATTCCTAATATTTCTGAAGAAAGCCTTAATAATCTTGATGAAATGGGAATTATCAGAATTGGTGCTTTTGTGGAGAGTGGAGATATTCTCGTGGGAAAAGTTACTCCTAAAGGGGAATCTGATCAACCGCCTGAAGAAAAACTTTTAAGAGCTATTTTTGGTGAAAAGGCTCGAGATGTTAGAGACAACTCTTTGAGGGTTCCTAAGACTGAAAAGGGAAGAGTTTTAGATGTTCGAATATACACTAGAGAACAAGGTGATGAGTTGCCTCCAGGTGCAAATATGGTTGTCAGAGTTTATGTGGCCCAAAGAAGAAAAATCCAGGTAGGCGATAAAATGGCTGGAAGACATGGTAATAAAGGAATTATTAGCAGAATTTTACCAAGAGAAGATATGCCATACTTACCTGATGGAACCCCCGTGGACATAGTTCTCAATCCACTAGGAGTTCCAAGTAGAATGAACGTGGGGCAAGTTTTTGAATTATTGATGGGATGGGCAGCATCAAACTTAAATTGTAGAGTTAAGGTTGTACCATTTGATGAAATGTATGGTGCTGAAAAATCACATCAAACCGTTCAAGCATTTCTCGAAGAGGCTTCAAAACAACCTGGTAAAGCATGGGTTTACAATCCTGAAGATCCAGGGAAGCTTTTACTTAAAGATGGGAGGACAGGCGAACCTTTCGATCAGCCAGTAGCTGTAGGATACTCTCACTTTCTTAAATTGGTTCATTTGGTGGATGACAAAATTCATGCCAGATCCACTGGCCCTTACTCTTTGGTCACTCAACAACCCCTTGGTGGTAAAGCTCAACAAGGTGGACAAAGGCTTGGAGAAATGGAAGTATGGGCTCTTGAAGCATATGGCGCGGCCTATACTCTCCAAGAATTATTAACAGTTAAATCTGATGATATGCAAGGAAGAAATGAAGCTTTAAATGCAATTGTTAAAGGTAAACCAATCCCAAGGCCTGGAACCCCTGAGTCTTTCAAAGTTCTTATGAGAGAATTGCAATCTCTAGGTCTAGATATTGGGGTTTATACAGATGAAGGAAAAGAGGTAGATTTAATGCAAGATGTCAATCCGAGAAGAAATACTCCATCAAGACCTACATATGAATCACTCGGAACCTCTGAATATGAGGAAGATTAA
- a CDS encoding trypsin-like peptidase domain-containing protein: MKSVKIKFINLILKFIIISSCLINFSQRAEVFAMTSYESHNFVSSAVKNVGPAVVKIDTERLVERQQFDPTLLDPLLRDLLGDPGIIPDRERGQGSGVIINENGLVLTNAHVVEKVDNVSVTLADGSICDGQVLGTDAVTDLALVQIQGSSYSGFAPLGNSEDLEVGDWAIALGTPYGLEKTVTLGIVSSLHRDINSLGFSDKRLDLIQTDAAINPGNSGGPLINSNGEVIGINTLVRSGPGAGLGFAIPINLAKSVSDQLLKNGEVIHPYLGVQLISLNPRIAKEHNQDPNSLVQLPERNGALIQSVIPNSPAEKAGLRRGDLVIAAENISIEEPKTLLEEVEKAKIGKVFLLNVLRDNKEIQVNIKPEPLPGLT, encoded by the coding sequence ATGAAATCGGTCAAGATTAAGTTTATCAATTTAATCCTAAAATTCATTATTATTAGTTCTTGCTTAATTAATTTCTCTCAAAGGGCTGAAGTTTTTGCAATGACTTCTTATGAAAGTCACAATTTTGTATCATCTGCAGTGAAAAATGTTGGGCCTGCAGTTGTAAAAATTGATACTGAGCGATTGGTAGAGAGGCAACAATTTGATCCCACTTTATTAGATCCCTTATTGAGAGACTTACTTGGAGATCCCGGTATTATTCCTGATAGAGAGAGAGGACAAGGTTCTGGAGTCATCATTAATGAGAATGGTTTAGTTCTTACAAACGCTCATGTGGTGGAAAAAGTTGATAATGTTTCAGTCACTTTGGCAGATGGATCCATTTGTGATGGTCAAGTTTTGGGAACAGATGCAGTAACTGATTTAGCTTTAGTACAAATTCAGGGGTCTTCATATTCTGGTTTTGCCCCACTGGGAAATTCTGAAGATCTTGAAGTCGGTGATTGGGCAATAGCTTTAGGTACACCCTATGGTTTAGAGAAAACAGTTACCTTAGGTATTGTAAGTAGTCTTCATAGGGATATTAATAGTCTAGGATTTTCAGATAAAAGGCTTGATCTTATTCAAACCGATGCTGCAATAAATCCAGGAAATTCTGGAGGGCCACTCATAAATTCTAATGGTGAGGTAATTGGAATCAATACATTGGTAAGGAGTGGCCCCGGAGCCGGTCTAGGCTTTGCAATTCCTATAAATCTAGCTAAGAGTGTTTCTGATCAGCTTCTTAAAAATGGGGAGGTAATTCATCCATATTTAGGTGTCCAATTGATTTCTTTAAATCCCAGAATTGCTAAAGAACATAACCAAGACCCCAATTCATTAGTTCAATTACCAGAAAGAAATGGAGCTCTAATACAATCAGTTATACCTAACAGCCCCGCCGAAAAAGCTGGTTTAAGAAGAGGTGATTTAGTAATAGCAGCCGAAAATATATCTATTGAAGAACCTAAAACTTTACTTGAAGAGGTAGAAAAAGCAAAGATAGGTAAAGTATTCCTTTTAAATGTTCTTAGAGATAATAAAGAGATACAGGTAAATATTAAACCAGAACCTCTTCCAGGTTTGACATAA
- a CDS encoding TatD family hydrolase yields MSEIELIDSHCHLIFENFEKDIEDVVQRLRSRGVRKLVHACCELTEIPKLKKISHEFSEIYYSVGLHPLEAKKWNLSSKSLLRKSAQEDSRVVAIGELGLDFFKRENKTQQIDALLPQMELAYELELPVIIHCRDAAVEMIEICNDLSKKGKCPRGVLHCWTGTPKEMKQFLDLGFYISFSGIVTFPKAHEIHECAKIVPNNKYLIETDSPFLAPVPHRGKRNEPAYVENVANFIANLRSTELNTIAKESSKNAKDLFKFDLLS; encoded by the coding sequence ATGAGCGAAATTGAACTCATAGATTCACACTGTCATTTGATATTTGAAAATTTTGAGAAAGATATTGAAGATGTTGTTCAAAGATTGCGTTCAAGAGGTGTAAGAAAATTAGTTCATGCTTGTTGTGAACTAACAGAAATTCCCAAGTTAAAAAAGATATCCCATGAATTTAGTGAAATTTATTACTCAGTGGGTTTGCATCCGCTAGAAGCAAAAAAATGGAACTTAAGTTCTAAATCCCTTTTAAGAAAATCAGCTCAAGAAGATAGCAGGGTTGTAGCTATTGGAGAATTAGGCTTAGATTTTTTTAAAAGGGAAAATAAAACTCAGCAAATTGATGCTCTCCTTCCGCAAATGGAGCTAGCTTATGAACTTGAATTGCCCGTAATTATTCATTGTAGAGATGCTGCAGTTGAAATGATCGAGATATGTAATGACCTTTCTAAAAAAGGAAAATGCCCTAGAGGTGTACTTCATTGTTGGACTGGAACCCCAAAAGAAATGAAGCAATTTTTGGATCTAGGTTTTTACATCAGTTTTAGTGGAATAGTAACTTTCCCAAAAGCTCATGAAATTCATGAATGCGCCAAAATAGTTCCTAATAATAAATATCTTATTGAGACTGACTCACCCTTTTTAGCTCCTGTGCCACACAGGGGTAAAAGAAATGAACCTGCATATGTTGAAAATGTTGCTAATTTTATAGCAAATTTAAGATCTACTGAATTAAATACAATTGCTAAAGAGTCATCAAAGAATGCTAAAGATTTGTTTAAGTTTGACTTGTTAAGTTGA
- the rimP gene encoding ribosome maturation factor RimP → MDKEKKIELEILLKKVANAFDFDICSLEIKTNHNPIVIEIIIKKTNGDDISLDDCVMLNVPASNEIENSNLINCSYVLEISSQGVSDELTSERDFKTFKGFPVNVELNQKKSKIKFLNGLLYEKSKDYLAINIKGKIKKIPFEEVLRVSLCKLKD, encoded by the coding sequence TTGGACAAAGAAAAAAAAATTGAACTCGAAATTTTATTAAAGAAAGTTGCCAATGCCTTTGATTTTGATATCTGCAGTTTAGAAATAAAAACTAACCACAATCCAATTGTCATTGAAATTATTATAAAAAAAACTAATGGTGATGACATTTCATTAGATGATTGTGTGATGCTAAATGTCCCAGCTTCTAATGAAATAGAAAATTCAAATCTTATAAATTGTTCATATGTGTTAGAAATTAGTAGTCAAGGGGTCAGTGATGAATTAACCTCAGAGAGAGACTTCAAAACTTTTAAGGGTTTTCCAGTTAATGTTGAGTTAAACCAAAAGAAATCAAAAATAAAATTTCTGAATGGTTTACTTTATGAAAAGTCTAAAGATTATTTAGCCATTAACATAAAAGGTAAGATAAAAAAGATCCCTTTTGAAGAAGTTCTACGAGTTAGTCTTTGTAAATTAAAAGATTAA